The Cheilinus undulatus linkage group 2, ASM1832078v1, whole genome shotgun sequence genome has a window encoding:
- the LOC121516766 gene encoding extracellular calcium-sensing receptor-like yields MPGFSFFFILWPFSSPFLLLVGLMGRQLGLRVGLQVVQTLTCSRWGSPSDQGVFQEGDVVIGGLFSLRYKPPTTDQDFTQQPYYPACTGLENLPLQYIYAMIFALEEINQSKTLLPGLKLGYDIRDSCAIHPWATQAALSLVGGDSSSCNSAAPTNYSTESEEGIRVRNDPPVPLIIGGSSSVAAKILTKILEPLSMSYTASCPCLSDRAQYPNFFRTMPSDIYQARAIAQLAIRFKWTWIGAVVANNDYGLMAVKVFQEETQGKEVCLAFVETLQRERIVSDARRAALTIQASTAKVILVFSWYTDVRELFLQLAKINVTDRQFLASEAWSTSANLLQNPVSSEVASGVLGVAIRSSSIPGFEHFLRSLNPSHRPNDKFLREFWEKEFGCSPEAANRLLKSSLPPCSGAESLENVQNHFTDTTQLRVTYNVYLAVYAAAHALHSLRSCPNRDSPAENNISTCFFPKNITPTELLQQMSKVNFTTPQGELLYFQGGDTPAKYDIVNWHKTSEGSLKIVLIGHVDGFDLHFDESAIQWSTGSKQVPVSVCSLSCPPGTRKANRKGEPLCCFDCIQCADGEITNETGSLHCERCPSEFWSNVDQTACIPRQLDFLSFNETLGITLTTVAASGVVVTTAVFVVFLYYRQTPMVRANNSELSFLLLVSLKLCFLCSLVFIGRPSVWSCRFQQAAFGISFVLCVSCLQVKTIVVLAAFRSARPGAEALMKWFGPGQQRGSVCVFTSIQVSVIICIIWLSLSPPVPQADLNIPGLTVTLKCAMASVVGFSLVLGYIGLLACTSLLLAFLARKLPDNFNEAKLITFSMLIFCAVWIAFVPAYVSSPGKYSNAVEIFAILASSYGLLFCIFAPKCFIILLRPEKNTKKHLMSR; encoded by the exons atgcCTGGGTTCTCCTTCTTCTTTATTCTGTGGCCCTTCTCGTCTCCATTCCTGCTGCTTGTGGGGCTCATGGGTCGACAGTTGGGGCTCAGGGTGGGACTGCAGGTTGTTCAAACACTGACTTGTTCTCGGTGGGGTTCACCAAGCGACCAAGGTGTGTTCCAAGAAGGGGATGTTGTCATTGGTGGCCTTTTTAGTCTCCGCTACAAGCCTCCAACTACTGACCAGGACTTCACTCAGCAGCCATACTACCCAGCCTGCACTGG TTTGGAAAATCTTCCATTGCAGTACATATATGCTATGATCTTTGCTCTGGAGGAGATCAACCAGAGTAAAACCTTGCTTCCAGGGTTGAAACTGGGCTATGATATTCGTGACAGCTGTGCCATACACCCATGGGCCACGCAGGCAGCACTGTCACTAGTTGGAggtgacagcagcagctgtaaCTCTGCAGCCCCAACAAACTATTCTACGGAGAGTGAGGAGGGGATCAGAGTGAGAA ATGATCCGCCCGTTCCACTGATTATTGGTGGATCCTCATCTGTGGCAGCCAAGATACTCACCAAAATCCTGGAGCCACTCTCT atgAGCTACACAGCCAGCTGCCCCTGTTTGAGCGACAGAGCCCAATATCCAAACTTCTTCCGAACTATGCCAAGTGATATTTACCAAGCCAGGGCCATTGCACAGCTGGCTATTCGCTTCAAGTGGACTTGGATTGGGGCAGTGGTGGCAAACAATGATTATGGACTCATGGCTGTTAAG GTGTTTCAGGAGGAGACTCAGGGAAAAGAGGTGTGTCTGGCATTTGTGGAGACTCTCCAAAGGGAGAGAATTGTGAGTGATGCCAGACGTGCAGCACTAACAATTCAGGCCTCCACTGCGAAGGTCATTCTGGTCTTTTCCTGGTACACAGATGTGAGAGAGCTATTCCTGCAGCTAGCCAAGATAAAT GTGACTGACAGACAGTTTCTGGCCAGTGAGGCTTGGAGTACCAGCGCTAATCTCCTCCAAAATCCAGtcagttctgaagtggccagtgGTGTTCTTGGTGTTGCCATTCGAAGCTCATCTATCCCTGgttttgaacattttctcaGAAGTTTGAACCCATCTCATCGCCCTAATGATAAGTTCTTAAGAGAATTCTGGGAAAAGGAGTTTGGTTGCAGTCCTGAGGCTGCAAACAGGCTGTTAAAATCCTCTCTTCCACCCTGCAGTGGTGCAGAGTCCCTGGAGAATGTGCAGAATCACTTCACTGACACCACTCAGCTACGGGTGACTTATAACGTCTATCTGGCTGTTTATGCTGCAGCCCATGCCCTTCACAGCCTCCGCTCGTGCCCCAACAGAGACAGCCCTGCTGAAAACAACATCTCCACCTGCTTCTTTCCTAAAAACATCACACCCACAgag ctgctgcagcagatGAGCAAAGTGAATTTCACCACACCACAGGGGGAACTGTTGTATTTCCAAGGGGGCGACACTCCGGCAAAGTACGACATTGTCAACTGGCATAAAACCTCTGAGGGGTCACTCAAAATCGTCCTGATTGGTCATGTTGATGGGTTTGACCTTCACTTTGATGAATCAGCAATTCAGTGGAGCACAGGGTCAAAACAG GTCCCTGTGTCAGTGTGCAGTCTAAGCTGCCCTCCTGGTACCCGAAAGGCCAACAGGAAAGGAGAGCCTCTTTGCTGCTTTGACTGTATCCAGTGTGCTGATGGGGAGATAACCAATGAAACTG GTTCTCTTCATTGTGAGCGATGTCCATCAGAGTTTTGGTCTAATGTTGATCAAACTGCCTGCATCCCTCGTCAGCTGGACTTTCTTTCCTTTAATGAAACACTGGGCATTACTTTGACAACAGTGGCTGCTTCTGGTGTTGTGGTGACAAcagctgtgtttgtggtgtttctTTATTACCGTCAAACACCCATG GTGCGAGCCAACAACTCTGAGCTGAGCTTCCTACTTCTTGTGTCGCTGAAGCTCTGCTTCCTGTGCTCACTGGTGTTCATTGGCCGTCCCTCAGTCTGGTCCTGTCGGTTCCAGCAGGCAGCCTTTGGGATCAGCTTTGTGCTTTGTGTTTCCTGCCTCCAAGTCAAGACCATAGTTGTTCTGGCAGCGTTTCGCTCAGCTCGGCCTGGTGCTGAGGCCTTGATGAAGTGGTTTGGACCTGGTCAACAGAGGGGAAGTGTCTGTGTCTTTACCAGCATTCAGGTGAGT gTTATTATCTGTATCATTTGGCTATCACTCAGCCCCCCGGTGCCTCAAGCTGACCTAAACATCCCAGGGTTAACTGTTACACTAAAATGTGCCATGGCCTCTGTGGTGGGCTTTTCTCTGGTCCTCGGCTACATTGGCTTGCTGGCCTGTACCAGTCTCCTCTTAGCTTTCCTTGCACGGAAACTCCCTGACAACTTCAATGAGGCCAAACTGATCACCTTCAGCATGCTGATATTCTGTGCTGTATGGATTGCGTTTGTTCCTGCCTATGTCAGCTCTCCTGGAAAATACTCCAATGCTGTAGAGATTTTTGCAATTCTGGCCTCCAGCTATGGTTTACTTTTCTGTATCTTTGCTCCAAAGTGTTTCATCATTCTTTTGAGGCCTGAGAAAAACACCAAGAAACACCTGATGTCTAGATAA
- the LOC121519258 gene encoding extracellular calcium-sensing receptor yields MVFAVEEINNSTTLLPGVRLGYHIFDSCGRPPWALQAALSLVGGDGSSCISSDPSEKSATFKERYRKGDHPVPLIVGGASSLTAQTLSRILGPLSISYLASCPCLSDRLQFPNFFRTIPSDIYQARAIARLAIRFKWTWIGAVVANNDYGLMAVKVFQEETQGKEVCLAFVETLQRDRIVSDARRAALTIQASTAKVILVFSWYTDVRELFLQLAKINVTDRQFLASEAWSTSDDLLHDPVTKKVASGVLGVAIRSSSIPGFQNYLKSLNPITRPSDDFLKEFWEKEFGCSPTATNQSANKFPLKAALPPCSGAESLQHPFTDTTQLRVTYNIYLAVYAAAHALHSLLTCPHMDSSMKNKRKSICSLKLNQPIKPKELLQHLKDVNFTTPQGEQFYFQGGDIPPKYDLVNWQKMPGGSQKLVLIGRVDEFNLHFNDSAIQWSTGSNQVPVSVCSPSCLPGTRKANKKGEPLCCYDCFQCADGEISNATDSLHCERCPSESWSNVERTTCIPLQLDFLSFNETLGIILITAAVSGAAVTTAVFVVFLYYRQTPMVRANNSELSFLLLVSLKLCFLCSLVFIGRPSVWSCRFQQAAFGISFVLCVSCLQVKTIVVLAAFRSARPGAEALIRWFGAGQQRGSVCLLTCIQIIICATWLSLSPPVPQRDLDFQGSKVTLECAMTSVVGFSLVLGYIGLLACTCLLLAFLARKLPNNFNEAKLITFSMLIFCAVWVAFVPAYVSSPGKYAVAVEIFAILASSYGLLLCIFTPKCFIILFRPERNTKKNLMAR; encoded by the exons ATGGTGTTTGCAGTGGAGGAAATCAATAACAGTACAACACTGCTACCAGGTGTGAGGCTGGGGTACCACATTTTTGACAGCTGTGGCAGACCGCCGTGGGCTCTACAGGCAGCACTGTCCCTGGTTGGAGGAGACGGCAGTAGCTGCATTTCTAGTGATCCTTCGGAGAAATCTGCAACGTTCAAAGAAAGATACAGAAAAG GGGATCATCCTGTTCCCTTGATCGTTGGGGGGGCTTCATCACTGACAGCCCAGACACTCTCCAGAATCCTGGGACCACTCTCT ATCAGCTACTTGGCCAGTTGTCCCTGTCTGAGTGACAGGCTTCAGTTTCCTAACTTCTTCAGAACCATCCCAAGTGATATTTACCAAGCCAGGGCCATTGCACGGCTGGCTATTCGCTTCAAGTGGACTTGGATTGGGGCAGTGGTGGCAAACAATGATTATGGACTCATGGCTGTTAAG GTGTTTCAGGAGGAGACTCAGGGAAAAGAGGTGTGTCTGGCATTTGTGGAGACTCTCCAAAGGGACAGAATTGTGAGTGATGCCAGACGTGCAGCATTAACAATTCAGGCCTCCACTGCGAAGGTCATTCTGGTCTTTTCCTGGTATACAGATGTGAGAGAGCTATTCCTGCAGCTAGCCAAGATAAAT GTGACTGACAGACAGTTTCTAGCCAGTGAAGCTTGGAGTACGAGTGATGATCTTCTCCATGATCCTGTCACAAAAAAAGTAGCCAGTGGTGTTCTTGGTGTAGCCATTCGAAGTTCATCTATACCAGGATTTCAAAATTACCTCAAGAGTTTGAACCCAATTACTCGTCCCAGTGATGACTTTTTAAAGGAATTCTGGGAAAAGGAGTTTGGTTGTAGTCCCACAGCCACAAATCAATCAGCAAACAAGTTTCCTCTAAAGGCTGCCCTTCCACCCTGCAGTGGTGCAGAGTCCCTGCAGCACCCCTTCACTGACACCACTCAGCTAAGGGTGACTTATAATATCTACCTGGCTGTTTATGCTGCAGCCCATGCCCTTCATAGTCTCCTCACATGCCCTCATATGGACAgttcaatgaaaaacaaaagaaagtccATCTGTTCTTTAAAGCTCAATCAGCCCATCAAACCAAAGGAG CTTTTGCAGCACCTGAAGGATGTTAACTTCACCACACCACAGGGGGAACAATTTTACTTCCAAGGAGGAGATATTCCACCAAAATACGACCTTGTCAACTGGCAGAAAATGCCAGGAGGTTCACAGAAACTTGTCTTGATTGGTCGTGTTGATGAGTTTAACCTCCATTTTAATGACTCAGCAATTCAATGGAGTACAGGATCCAATCAG GTCCCTGTGTCAGTGTGCAGTCCAAGCTGTCTTCCTGGTACCCGAAAGGCCAACAAGAAAGGAGAGCCTCTCTGCTGCTATGACTGTTTCCAATGTGCTGATGGGGAGATAAGCAATGCAACTG ATTCTCTTCATTGTGAAAGATGTCCATCAGAGTCTTGGTCCAATGTTGAACGAACCACTTGCATCCCTCTTCAACTGGACTTCCTTTCCTTTAATGAAACATTGGGCATTATTCTGATCACAGCAGCTGTGTCTGGTGCTGCAGTGACAAcagctgtgtttgtggtgtttctTTATTACCGTCAGACACCCATG GTGCGAGCCAATAATTCTGAGCTGAGCTTCCTACTTCTTGTGTCGCTGAAGCTCTGCTTCCTGTGCTCACTGGTGTTCATTGGTCGTCCCTCAGTCTGGTCCTGTCGATTCCAGCAGGCAGCCTTTGGGATCAGCTTTGTACTTTGTGTATCCTGCCTCCAAGTCAAGACCATAGTTGTTCTGGCAGCGTTTCGCTCAGCTCGGCCTGGTGCTGAAGCCTTGATTAGGTGGTTCGGTGCGGGCCAGCAAAGAGGCAGTGTCTGCCTTCTGACTTGTATTCAG ATTATCATCTGTGCCACATGGTTGTCCCTCAGCCCTCCGGTTCCTCAACGTGATCTGGATTTCCAAGGATCAAAGGTCACCCTTGAGTGTGCCATGACCTCTGTGGTGGGCTTCTCTCTGGTCCTCGGCTACATTGGCTTGCTGGCTTGTACCTGCCTCCTTTTGGCCTTTCTTGCTCGAAAACTCCCTAACAACTTCAATGAGGCCAAACTGATCACCTTCAGCATGTTGATATTTTGTGCTGTATGGGTAGCATTTGTTCCTGCCTATGTCAGCTCTCCTGGGAAGTATGCAGTTGCAGTAGAGATTTTTGCAATTCTGGCCTCCAGCTATGGTTtacttttgtgtatttttacaccAAAGTGTTTCATCATTCTTTTTAGGCCTGAGAGAAACACTAAGAAAAATCTGATGGCCAGGTAG
- the LOC121519237 gene encoding extracellular calcium-sensing receptor-like has product MGAFPHIYFLILISYSVSDSNLLSCNLKGKFQLNELHEQGSVTLGGLFVVHYSYVSPEWTYTSEPQQPSCKGFDTLGFRYAMTMVFAIDEINRNSSLLPNVTLGYSLYDNCGALVIGFSGGLSLASGREEQYVFKENCLGTPPVLGIVGDSASTFSIATSDVLGLYKMPLVSYFSTCSCLSDRQRFPSFFRTIPSDAFQVRAMIQILKHFSWTWVGLLVSDDDYGLNVARSFQSDLAESRGGCLAYLEVLALDRDLSKLRRIVGVMKTSTARVVMVFAHEYQMIDLMAEVLRQNVTDLQWIASEAWASYTALQTPELMPYLQGTLGIAIRRGEIPGLQEFLLQIRPDKDSSETNIVRQFWEFTFQCKFAPSSGSLKAGETLCTGDEDLENAKTDFLDVSDLRPEYNIYKAVYALAYGLDDAMKCEPGRGPFRGKSCATLQTMEPWQLVHYLQKVNFTTPFGDQVSFDDNGDALPIYDVISWLWLPDGRTKVQTVGEVKRSDLRGEELKIDENKIFWNFKSKKPPLSVCSESCPPGTRMARRKGQPECCFDCVPCSEGQISNSSDSTECTSCPENFWASPERDHCVPKKTEFLSYHEPLGICLTTASLLGSFLCAVVLGIFTYHRSTPMVRANNSELSFLLLVALKLCFLCSLLFIGRPSLWTCQLRHAAFGIIFVFCVSCILVKTMVVLAVFKASKPGGGAVLKWFGAMQQRGTVLVLTSIQATICTVWIVSSSPSPHKNTQYFNDKIVYECVVGSTIGFAVLLGYIGFLAILSFLLAFLARNLPDNFNEAKLITFSMLIFCAVWVAFVPAYVNSPGKYADAVEIFAILASSFGLLVALFGPKCYIILLRPERNTKKAIMGRAISK; this is encoded by the exons ATGGGAGCTTTTCCTCACATATATTTCCTCATCTTAATTTCATACTCTGTATCTGACTCTAATTTGTTATCTTGTAATTTAAAGGGAAAGTTTCAACTGAATGAATTGCACGAGCAGGGAAGTGTGACTCTGGGTGGGCTGTTTGTGGTACACTATTCCTATGTTTCCCCTGAGTGGACTTATACCTCAGAGCCTCAGCAGCCCAGCTGCAAAGG GTTTGACACTCTGGGGTTCAGGTATGCCATGACAATGGTGTTTGCTATTGATGAGATCAACAGGAACTCCAGTCTGTTACCTAATGTGACTCTGGGATACAGTCTGTATGACAACTGTGGAGCACTTGTGATTGGGTTCAGTGGTGGACTGTCTCTTGCCAGTGGCAGAGAAGAGCAGTATGTGTTTAAGGAGAACTGTTTGGGGACTCCTCCAGTCCTGGGGATTGTTGGTGATTCTGCCTCTACATTTTCTATTGCCACTTCAGATGTGCTGGGTCTTTACAAAATGCCACTT GTAAgttatttttccacttgttcGTGCCTTAGTGATCGGCAGCGGTTTCCATCTTTCTTCAGAACAATCCCAAGTGACGCTTTCCAG GTGCGTGCAATGATTCAGATTCTGAAACACTTCAGCTGGACGTGGGTCGGCCTTCTGGTCAGCGATGATGATTATGGACTCAATGTTGCTCGATCCTTCCAGTCTGATCTGGCTGAGTCCAGAGGAGGTTGTCTGGCCTACTTAGAGGTTTTGGCCTTGGACAGGGATCTGAGTAAACTCCGAAGGATTGTTGGTGTGATGAAGACATCCACAGCTCGTGTGGTCATGGTTTTTGCACACGAGTACCAAATGATTGATCTAATGGCAGAG GTGCTGAGGCAGAATGTGACAGATCTGCAGTGGATAGCCAGTGAAGCCTGGGCATCATATACTGCGCTCCAGACTCCTGAGCTCATGCCGTACCTGCAGGGAACACTCGGAATCGCCATCCGGCGAGGGGAGATTCCAGGGCTCCAGGAATTTTTATTACAAATACGCCCTGACAAAGATAGCTCTGAAACTAACATT GTGAGGCAGTTCTGGGAATTCACATTTCAGTGTAAATTTGCTCCATCATCAGGAAGCTTGAAAGCTGGGGAAACACTCTGCACTGGAGATGAAGACTTAGAAAATGCCAAAACAGACTTTTTGGATGTGTCAGACCTCAGGCCTGAGTATAATATCTACAAAGCTGTGTATGCTCTGGCTTATGGCCTTGATGATGCAATGAAGTGTGAGCCAGGGAGAGGGCCATTCAGAGGGAAAAGCTGTGCCACTTTGCAAACAATGGAGCCATGGCAG CTTGTTCATTATTTACAAAAGGTCAACTTCACCACACCCTTTGGTGACCAAGTTTCATTTGATGACAACGGTGATGCCCTACCGATCTATGATGTCATCAGCTGGCTGTGGCTCCCTGATGGAAGAACTAAAGTTCAAACTGTGGGTGAGGTGAAAAGGTCTGATTTGAGAGGTGAAGAacttaaaattgatgaaaacaaaatcttCTGGAACTTCAAATCAAAGAAG CCACCTCTGTCAGTGTGCAGTGAAAGCTGTCCTCCAGGTACCCGCATGGCCAGAAGGAAAGGACAACCTGAGTGCTGCTTTGACTGTGTCCCTTGTTCAGAGGGACAGATCAGCAATTCATCTG ACTCCACAGAGTGCACCAGTTGTCCAGAAAACTTCTGGGCCAGTCCAGAGCGTGACCACTGTGTTCCAAAGAAAACAGAGTTTCTCTCCTACCATGAGCCTTTGGGAATCTGCCTCACAACTGCCTCCTTACTGGGCTCATTTCTCTGTGCTGTCGTCCTGGGGATCTTCACCTATCATCGCAGCACGCCCATGGTCCGAGCCAACAACTCAGAGTTGAGTTTCCTGCTCCTGGTGGCACTAAAACTCTGCTTCCTGTGTTCACTGCTGTTCATTGGTCGTCCCAGTCTTTGGACATGCCAGCTGAGACACGCAGCATTCGGtatcatctttgttttttgtgtgtcatGTATTTTGGTGAAAACCATGGTGGTTCTTGCTGTGTTCAAGGCCTCCAAGCCAGGAGGGGGAGCTGTTCTCAAGTGGTTTGGTGCCATGCAACAGCGAGGGACAGTCCTGGTGCTGACTTCTATCCAGGCAACGATTTGCACTGTCTGGATTGTCTCCTCCTCACCTTCTCCTCATAAAAACACTCAATACTTCAATGACAAGATAGTTTATGAGTGTGTTGTCGGGTCCACCATTGGTTTTGCTGTCTTGTTGGGTTATATTGGCTTTCTGGCTATCCTCAGCTTCCTGTTGGCGTTTCTGGCCAGGAATCTGCCCGACAACTTCAACGAGGCTAAACTCATCACTTTCAGCATGCTGATCTTCTGTGCTGTGTGGGTTGCCTTTGTCCCTGCTTATGTCAACTCACCAGGGAAGTATGCAGACGCTGTCGAGATATTTGCCATCCTGGCCTCCAGTTTTGGCCTGTTAGTGGCACTGTTTGGACCAAAATGTTACATAATCCTGCTGAGACCAGAGAGGAACACAAAGAAAGCAATCATGGGTCGAGCCATTTCCAAATAA
- the LOC121519248 gene encoding extracellular calcium-sensing receptor-like: MHKQGNVTLGGLFEVHYSSVFPEWTYTSEPQQPSCKGFDTLGFRYAITMVFAIDEINRNSSLLPNVTLGYSLYDNCGALVIGFSGGLSLASGREEQYVFKENCLGTPPVLGIVGDSASTFSIATSNVLGLYKMPLVSYFSTCSCLSDRQRFPSFFRTIPSDAFQVRAMIQILKHFSWTWVGLLVSDDDYGLNVARSFQSDLAESRGGCLAYLEVLALDRDLSKLRRIVGVMKTSTARVVMVFAHEYQMIDLMAEVLRQNVTDLQWIASEAWASYTALQTPELMPYLQGTLGIAIRRGEIPGLQEFLLQIRPDKDSSETNIVRQFWESTFQCQFSPSGSLKAGETLCTGEEDLENVKTDFLDVSNLRPEYNIYKAVYALAYALDDAMKCEPGRGPFRGKSCATLHTMEPWQLVHYLQKVNFTTPFGDQVSFDDNGDALPIYDVISWLWLPDGRTKIQTVGEVKRSDLRGEELKIDENKIFWNFKSKRPPRSVCSESCPPGTRMARRKGQPECCFDCVPCSEGQITTSSDSTECTSCPEDFWSSPERDHCVPKKTEFLSYHEPLGICLTTASLLGSFLCAVVLGIFTYHRSTPMVRANNSELSFLLLVALKLCFLCSLLFIGRPSLWTCQLRHAAFGIIFVLCVSCILVKTMVVLAVFKASRPGGGAVLKWFGAMQQRGTVLVLTSVQATICTVWIVSSSPSPHKNTQYYNDKIVYECVVGSTIGFAVLLGYIGFLAILCFLLAFLARNLPDNFNEAKLITFSMLIFCAVWVAFVPAYVNSPGKYADAVEIFAILASSFGLLVALFGPKCYIILLRPERNTKKAIMGRGTFNS, from the exons ATGCACAAGCAGGGAAATGTGACTCTGGGTGGACTGTTTGAGGTACACTATTCCTCTGTTTTCCCTGAGTGGACTTATACCTCAGAGCCTCAGCAGCCCAGCTGCAAAGG GTTTGACACTCTGGGGTTCAGGTATGCCATAACCATGGTGTTTGCTATTGATGAGATAAACAGGAACTCCAGTCTGTTACCTAATGTGACTCTGGGATACAGTCTGTATGACAACTGTGGAGCACTTGTGATTGGGTTCAGTGGTGGACTGTCTCTTGCCAGTGGCAGAGAAGAGCAGTATGTGTTTAAGGAGAACTGTTTGGGGACTCCTCCAGTCCTGGGGATCGTTGGTGATTCTGCCTCTACATTTTCTATTGCCACTTCAAATGTGCTGGGTCTTTACAAAATGCCACTT GTAAgttatttttccacttgttcGTGCCTTAGTGATCGGCAGCGGTTTCCATCCTTCTTCAGAACAATCCCAAGTGACGCTTTCCAG GTGCGTGCAATGATTCAGATTCTGAAACACTTCAGCTGGACGTGGGTCGGCCTTCTGGTCAGCGATGATGATTATGGACTCAATGTTGCTCGATCCTTCCAGTCTGATCTGGCTGAGTCCAGAGGAGGTTGTCTGGCCTATTTAGAGGTTTTGGCCTTGGACAGGGATCTGAGTAAACTCCGAAGGATTGTTGGTGTGATGAAGACATCCACAGCTCGTGTGGTCATGGTTTTTGCACACGAGTACCAAATGATTGATCTAATGGCAGAG GTGCTGAGGCAGAATGTGACAGATCTGCAGTGGATAGCCAGTGAAGCCTGGGCATCATATACTGCGCTCCAGACTCCTGAGCTCATGCCGTACCTGCAGGGAACACTCGGAATCGCCATCCGGCGAGGGGAGATTCCAGGGCTCCAGGAATTTTTATTACAAATACGCCCTGACAAAGATAGCTCTGAAACTAACATT GTGAGGCAGTTCTGGGAATCCACATTTCAGTGTCAGTTTTCTCCATCAGGAAGCTTGAAAGCTGGGGAAACACTCTGCACTGGAGAAGAAGACTTAGAAAATGTCAAGACAGACTTTTTGGATGTGTCAAACCTCAGGCCTGAGTATAATATCTACAAAGCTGTATATGCTTTGGCTTATGCTCTTGATGATGCAATGAAGTGTGAGCCAGGGAGAGGGCCATTCAGAGGGAAAAGCTGTGCCACTTTGCACACAATGGAGCCATGGCAG CTTGTTCATTATTTACAAAAGGTCAACTTCACCACACCGTTTGGTGACCAAGTTTCATTTGATGACAACGGTGATGCCCTACCGATCTATGATGTCATCAGCTGGCTGTGGCTCCCTGATGGAAGAACTAAAATTCAAACTGTGGGTGAGGTGAAAAGGTCTGATTTGAGAGGTGAAGAacttaaaattgatgaaaacaaaatcttCTGGAACTTTAAGTCTAAGAGG CCACCTCGGTCAGTGTGCAGTGAGAGCTGTCCTCCAGGTACCCGCATGGCCAGAAGGAAAGGACAACCTGAGTGCTGCTTCGACTGTGTCCCTTGTTCTGAGGGACAGATCACCACTTCATCTG ACTCCACAGAGTGCACCAGTTGTCCAGAAGACTTCTGGTCCAGTCCAGAGCGTGACCACTGTGTTCCAAAGAAAACAGAGTTTCTCTCCTACCATGAGCCTTTGGGAATCTGCCTCACAACTGCCTCCTTACTGGGCTCATTTCTCTGTGCTGTCGTCCTGGGAATCTTCACCTATCACCGCAGCACGCCCATGGTCCGAGCGAACAACTCAGAGTTGAGTTTCCTGCTCCTGGTGGCACTAAAACTCTGCTTCCTGTGTTCACTGCTGTTCATTGGTCGTCCCAGTCTTTGGACATGCCAGCTGAGACACGCAGCATTCGGGATCATCTTTGTTCTTTGTGTGTCATGTATTTTGGTGAAAACCATGGTGGTTCTTGCTGTGTTCAAGGCCTCAAGGCCAGGAGGGGGAGCTGTTCTCAAGTGGTTTGGTGCCATGCAACAGCGAGGGACAGTCCTGGTGCTGACTTCTGTTCAGGCAACAATTTGCACTGTCTGGATCGTCTCCTCCTCACCTTCTCCTCATAAAAACACTCAATACTACAATGACAAGATAGTTTATGAGTGTGTTGTCGGGTCTACCATTGGTTTTGCTGTCTTGTTGGGTTATATTGGCTTTCTGGCTATCCTCTGCTTCCTGTTGGCGTTTCTGGCCAGGAATCTGCCCGACAACTTCAATGAGGCCAAACTCATCACTTTCAGCATGCTGATCTTCTGTGCTGTGTGGGTTGCCTTTGTCCCTGCTTATGTCAACTCACCAGGGAAGTATGCAGACGCTGTCGAGATATTTGCCATCCTGGCCTCCAGTTTTGGCCTGTTGGTGGCACTGTTTGGACCCAAATGTTACATAATCCTGCTGAGACCAGAGAGGAACACAAAGAAAGCAATCATGGGCCGAGGAACTTTCAATTCATAA